One Salminus brasiliensis chromosome 5, fSalBra1.hap2, whole genome shotgun sequence DNA segment encodes these proteins:
- the tapbpl gene encoding tapasin-related protein, whose protein sequence is MLEVLVFASLLALTHGLQGADVVLSCSFIEEGGGMMGGSLFTRTPATLVLRDLVMTSDPSQDTVTPYKPPDTPNADDLIFEVTVLSVEIPEAESLLHADCNEQEVVCELSRYVPRGTEPDALPAHFIGSIQIEGGGVGFTLVLQTISNEKAESSPPSLMQSKLHLPLSQWGTLLTDAVFVVFSRSPSLAAPLGDDALLDCGYRQKDTSPEQAVGLEWRWQYKGNGRRILDIRAQEVEPEDGTKVQVEREGVSADSVLLIRDGNASLTMKKLKVSDEGTYICTITSGVFQTQQIIQLHITQPPRVFLSEKKVVFQDESPQKLSCHCERYYPLDVHVEWISQPPSETESISLTEKASLSSHRQHSDGTYSLSSFLFIRPSVHPPGTVLTCRVSHFALQTPSDVSLTVDTPEPAGNYYWMVLATLVLSVLFLYQAVR, encoded by the exons ATGCTTGAAGTCCTCGTGTTCGCTAGTCTGCTCGCTCTGACGCACG GCCTGCAGGGTGCTGATGTAGTGCTGTCCTGCTCCTTCATTGAGGAAGGTGGGGGTATGATGGGTGGATCTCTCTTCACCCGCACTCCAGCCACTCTGGTCTTAAGGGACCTTGTCATGACGTCTGACCCTTCACAAGATACTGTAACCCCTTATAAGCCCCCTGACACTCCTAATGCTGATGACCTCATTTTTGAGGTCACAG TATTATCAGTGGAGATTCCAGAAGCAGAGTCCCTTCTCCATGCTGATTGTAATGAACAGGAGGTGGTTTGTGAACTGAGTCGGTATGTCCCTCGAGGTACTGAGCCTGATGCCCTACCTGCTCATTTCATCGGCTCTATTCAAATTGAAGGAGGTGGGGTTGGCTTCACTTTAGTGCTGCAGACCATCTCCAATGAAAAAGCTGAATCAAGTCCTCCCTCACTAATGCAGAGCAAACTTCATCTTCCTCTCAGCCAATGGGGAACTCTCCTCACGGATG ctgtgTTCGTAGTGTTCTCTCGTTCGCCATCCCTCGCAGCTCCTTTAGGGGATGATGCACTTTTAGACTGTGGCTATAGGCAAAAGGACACATCTCCAGAGCAGGCTGTAGGGCTTGAGTGGCGGTGGCAGTACAAAGGAAATGGGCGGAGGATTCTGGATATAAGAGCTCAGGAAGTTGAGCCTGAGGATGGGACAAAAG TGCAAGTGGAGCGAGAAGGGGTGAGTGCAGACTCAGTCCTGCTGATTAGGGATGGAAATGCATCTTTGACCATGAAGAAATTGAAGGTTTCAGATGAGGGCACATATATCTGCACCATCACCTCTGGAGTCTTTCAGACTCAGCAGATCATTCAGCTGCACATCACAC aGCCTCCGAGAGTTTTTCTCTCTGAAAAGAAAGTGGTGTTTCAGGACGAGTCGCCCCAGAAACTCAGCTGTCACTGTGAGCGTTACTACCCCCTGGATGTTCAC GTGGAGTGGATATCTCAGCCCCCCTCTGAGACAGAGAGTATTTCTCTGACAGAGAAAGCCTCCCTCTCTAGCCACCGCCAACACAGCGATGGAACctactctctctcctccttcctcttCATTCGCCCTTCTGTACACCCACCTGGGACTGTTCTCACCTGCAGGGTCTCCCACTTTGCCCTGCAAACACCCAGCGATG
- the LOC140555846 gene encoding complement C1r-A subcomponent-like: MESGSPFIWLLFMFMNMKIQSSAFQTVMYGQVQSPYYPEHYPAPLHEHWDLAVPQGYQIRINFNYLNIKPSQDCRNDSLKIFQHGKVMKTYCGERNLKNGSHPGNKPILIPSSNIRLNLLTNEVNKGPYPPVGFFAFYQAVDVDECSSPGSDPPCSQICINTMGSYVCACHHGFRLEPDQRTCVRVQCESPNNINGRISPNGSMYYYKDQITVHCHEGHTIITDRGEVSSYTFTCQSNGQWSSPLPQCRIIDCGDPPTVLNGKVLFMSTARNQYRSVIKLHCNEVYALPGSQNGTYTCDADKKWKDEHSKVMPVSSKCLPVCGRPSAGLTRRKRVLGGRHAEQRAFPWHVFIHRPIRGGGAVIAEQWILTAASNLMPNNQPLFPDNIMIYIGSTDAMQLSSKPPLQIASLHVHPLYNNSDYTNFDHDIALIKLKSPIQYSADVMPLCLPSLETEYSSSLTGWVAGFGQTARSKISRYLRYTSLPLVDKERCQKFIDNLKIPVPLTDNMFCAGVPIGGKDACDGDAGGSFVLKKNGVFWAAGIVSWGYECGKPGRYGVYVRVAQYVDWINKTMSEN; this comes from the exons ATGGAGTCAGGTTCGCCTTTCATATG GCttctttttatgtttatgaACATGAAGATCCAGAGTTCTGCATTCCAGACAGTGATGTATGGCCAAGTACAGTCTCCTTATTATCCAGAACATTATCCAGCACCTCTTCATGAACACTGGGACTTGGCAGTGCCCCAGGGCTACCAGATTAGAATCAACTTCAACTACCTCAATATCAAGCCATCACAAGACTGCAGGAATGATTCTCTCAAG ATATTCCAGCATGGAAAAGTAATGAAGACGTACTGTGGCGAGAGGAATTTAAAAAATGGTAGCCACCCAGGAAACAAACCCATTTTGATTCCTTCCAGCAACATTCGCCTCAATCTTCTGACCAATGAAGTTAATAAAGGACCTTACCCGCCTGTGGGCTTCTTTGCATTCTACCAGGCTGTAG ATGTGGATGAGTGTTCTTCTCCAGGTTCAGATCCTCCCTGCTCTCAGATCTGTATCAATACCATGGGCTCCTACGTTTGTGCCTGTCATCACGGCTTCAGACTGGAGCCTGATCAGCGCACATGTGTTC GAGTTCAGTGTGAGTCTCCAAACAACATAAATGGCAGGATTTCTCCAAATGGATCTATGTACTACTACAAAGACCAGATCACTGTTCACTGCCACGAGGGCCACACAATCATTACA GACAGAGGAGAGGTCAGTAGTTATACATTTACCTGTCAGAGTAACGGTCAGTGGAGTTCACCTCTGCCTCAGTGCCGCA TTATAGATTGCGGAGATCCACCAACTGTACTGAATGGAAAAGTGCTGTTCATGTCTACAGCTCGTAATCAGTATCGCTCTGTTATTAAGCTGCACTGTAATGAAGTATATGCTTTGCCTGGCAGCCAAAATG GAACCTACACCTGTGATGCAGATAAAAAATGGAAAGATGAACACAGCAAAGTCATGCCTGTGTCTTCCAAATGTCTCCCAG TTTGTGGGCGTCCATCCGCTGGTCTGACCCGTCGCAAGAGGGTGTTAGGAGGCCGGCATGCTGAACAGAGGGCCTTTCCCTGGCATGTGTTTATTCACCGTCCAATTAGAGGAGGCGGAGCTGTTATAGCAGAACAGTGGATATTGACAGCAGCAAGCAATCTGATGCCCAATAACCAACCTCTTTTCCCAGACAACATAATG ATATACATTGGAAGCACCGATGCGATGCAACTATCTTCTAAGCCACCTCTTCAGATCGCATCTTTACACGTTCATCCCTTGTACAATAATTCTGATTACACAAACTTTGACCATGATATCGCTCTGATAAAACTGAAGAGTCCTATTCAATACAGTGCTGATGTCATGCCGCTCTGCCTGCCTTCACTGGAAACGGAATATTCCTCCAGTCTTACTGG GTGGGTAGCTGGCTTTGGACAAACAGCAAGATCAAAGATATCTAGATATCTCAGGTACACTTCACTCCCTCTTGTGGATAAAGAGAGGTGCCAAAAATTTATTGACAATTTGAAGATCCCAGTTCCCCTCACAGACAACATGTTTTGTGCTGGGGTGCCAATAGGAGGGAAAGACGCATGTGATGGTGACGCTGGCGGATCATTTGTTTTGAAAAAGAATGGTGTGTTCTGGGCTGCAGGGATTGTTAGCTGGGGGTATGAATGTGGCAAACCAGGCAGATATGGAGTATATGTTCGGGTAGCGCAGTATGTAGACTGGATAAACAAGACAATGAGTGAAAACTGA
- the LOC140555847 gene encoding mannan-binding lectin serine protease 2-like, giving the protein MFYFSACLLLLLPLVHSQLLGWINSPDYPLGYPNHISQNWSVCAPEGFSVSLTIIHLDLENSTQCEHDALMIFMDTHLKTSLCKSVSYEELQSKVNPQLLSSPGSCLSIFFRSDDSQPQAHSGFRAFYQTQDFDECTSQNNPCSHLCYNFIGGFRCSCPHGFLLNPNNHTCDAIDCGKPKPLLNGHVNFVKGSNNEYLSVIKYSCNEPFYTSREIHKILPVLVSYMCGADQKWKDNDIIIVPSCSPVCGHHKLSPGAGRILGGQKAPPGSFPWQVFFLPSSSERAGAFVIGEKWIMTAAHNFKSVTIPLSTKTIKAYVGHNVPRERSQFIKLNISSIHIHPLYNNTDDKDYDNDIALMKLNTPITFTEKVRPLCLPPKSAEMIDRLGWVSGFGLKEEHTVSHELRYVRLPIVDQKTCGDSIDNEWKRLGKQGEKILRLTDNMFCAGFGEGGQDACSGDSGSAFVVEQNGVHWAMGIVSWGMDCGKDDTYGVYTKISQYLDWINMTMSEN; this is encoded by the exons aTGTTTTACTTCAGTGcttgtctgctgctgctgctgcctctggTACACTCCCAGTTACTAGGCTGGATAAACTCCCCAGATTATCCACTGGGATATCCCAACCACATTAGCCAGAACTGGTCTGTGTGTGCTCCTGAAGgattctctgtgtctctgactatCATTCATCTGGATCTGGAGAACAGTACACAGTGTGAACATGATGCCCTCATG ATCTTCATGGACACACATTTAAAGACGTCTctgtgtaagagtgtgtcatATGAGGAGTTGCAGTCCAAAGTCAATCCCCAGCTTCTCTCCTCTCCCGGAAGCTGTTTGTCCATCTTTTTtcgttcagatgactctcagccACAGGCCCACTCTGGCTTCAGGGCCTTCTACCAAACACAAG ACTTTGATGAATGCACAAGCCAGAACAACCCTTGCAGTCATCTCTGCTACAACTTCATCGGAGGGTTCCGCTGTAGCTGTCCACATGGATTTCTCCTCAACCCCAACAACCACACCTgtgatg CTATTGACTGTGGGAAACCTAAACCCCTGCTAAACGGACACGTGAACTTTGTCAAGGGCTCTAATAATGAATACCTGTCAGTCATTAAGTACAGCTGCAATGAACCATTCTACACTTCCCGTGAAATTCACA AAATCCTCCCCGTTTTAGTGAGTTATATGTGTGGCGCTGACCAGAAATGGAAAGACAATGATATCATTATTGTTCCGTCATGCTCTCCAG TATGCGGTCACCACAAACTAAGCCCTGGTGCTGGCAGGATACTTGGAGGGCAGAAGGCTCCTCCAGGCTCGTTCCCTTGGCAGGTTTTCTTCCTTCCCTCCTCCAGTGAAAGAGCAGGAGCGTTTGTCATTGGAGAGAAGTGGATAATGACGGCAGCCCACAATTTCAAATCTGTTACAATCCCTCTTTCTACAAAAACAATTAAG GCATATGTTGGACATAATGTTCCAAGAGAAAGGAGTCAGTTTATTAAACTCAATATTTCATCAATACATATTCATCCTCTTTATAACAACACTGATGATAAAGATTATGACAATGACATCGCTCTGATGAAGCTCAACACACCAATCACATTCACTGAAAAAGTAAGGCCACTTTGCCTGCCTCCAAAATCTGCTGAAATGATAGACCGCTTAGG GTGGGTGTCTGGTTTTGGCCTAAAAGAAGAACATACTGTCTCACATGAACTACGCTATGTTCGGCTTCCCATCGTGGATCAAAAGACATGCGGAGATTCCATTGACAATGAGTGGAAGAGACTGGGGAAACAGGGGGAGAAAATACTCCGTCTTACAGACAACATGTTTTGCGCTGGTTTTGGTGAGGGTGGGCAAGACGCCTGCTCTGGTGATAGTGGGTCAGCCTTTGTTGTAGAACAGAATGGTGTGCACTGGGCAATGGGTATCGTTAGCTGGGGTATGGATTGTGGCAAGGATGACACATATGGAGTGTACACCAAGATATCACAGTATCTGGACTGGATAAACATGACCATGAGTGAAAACTAG